The Nodosilinea sp. PGN35 genome has a window encoding:
- a CDS encoding ABC transporter permease, with protein MRDPSAELVIAAGRTQRQYWQDLWRYRELFYFLAWRDILVRYKQTAIGIIWALIRPFLTMVVFTVVFGKIAQLPSDGVPYPILVFAGMLPWQFFANALSESSNSLISNANLISKVYFPRLVVPTSAVIVSLVDFFISGIILLGLMVVYDFVPSWRIITLPFFIAIAFAAAMGAGLLLATLNVKYRDFRYVVPFILQFGLYISPVGFSSSVVPEQWRWLYSLNPMVGVIDGFRWAILGDSSLYLPGFGLSVGLVLFLLWFGIRYFRAYERTFADVI; from the coding sequence ATGCGTGACCCCTCTGCCGAACTTGTAATTGCCGCTGGCCGCACCCAGCGTCAGTACTGGCAAGACCTCTGGCGCTACCGAGAACTGTTTTATTTTTTGGCCTGGCGCGATATTTTAGTGCGCTACAAGCAGACGGCCATCGGCATTATCTGGGCCTTAATTCGCCCATTTTTGACCATGGTGGTGTTTACCGTGGTGTTTGGCAAAATTGCCCAGCTGCCCTCCGACGGCGTACCCTACCCAATTCTGGTGTTTGCGGGCATGCTGCCCTGGCAATTTTTTGCCAACGCCCTATCGGAGAGCAGCAACAGCCTAATTTCCAACGCCAACTTAATTTCTAAAGTGTATTTTCCCCGCCTGGTGGTGCCCACCAGCGCCGTGATTGTCAGCCTGGTCGATTTCTTCATCTCCGGCATTATTCTGCTGGGGCTAATGGTGGTCTACGACTTCGTGCCCAGCTGGCGAATTATTACCCTGCCCTTTTTCATCGCCATTGCCTTCGCCGCTGCCATGGGGGCGGGTCTGCTGTTGGCCACCCTCAACGTCAAATACCGCGACTTTCGCTACGTCGTGCCCTTCATTTTGCAGTTTGGCCTCTACATCTCCCCCGTCGGCTTCAGCAGCTCGGTGGTGCCGGAGCAGTGGCGCTGGCTCTACTCCCTCAACCCCATGGTGGGCGTCATCGACGGCTTCCGCTGGGCCATCCTCGGCGACTCGTCCCTGTACCTGCCCGGCTTCGGCCTGTCCGTGGGCCTGGTGCTGTTCCTGCTCTGGTTTGGCATCCGCTACTTCCGCGCCTACGAGCGCACGTTTGCCGATGTGATTTAG
- a CDS encoding polysaccharide biosynthesis tyrosine autokinase, translated as MTQNLDVTANSPPAAPASPPVLEGDPGSTVGIVLGVVRRKLWLMLALGLVASALSVVKNAQVVPVYQSSFRLLVEPVREQRNLSRLTDTQQGTKPQELDYITQVEVLLSPETLTPILAGAQKRYPEATYDGVIGQLNVYRLGETKILEVQYTNSNPEKVKAVLEAIAQGYLKYSLESQRSQLLQGIAFVDERLPLIENRVNSLHQEIQNLQQSYQFLEPDDFATELFKQTAQIDQTRQALRDEFIALESQYSALLDQASVSATLGQSEAYETLRQEYQVLRQQLAVESARFGPNSPTIQLIQRQQSNLAPLLFEEAERVIQGQIAQLTNAMEVISAQDQELANRENALQQQLQAVPSVSRRYQELQRELLLATNSLTRFRETKEVLQIQASQNEIPWELITPPANARRKPGTSPVKSLVSGFLMGAVLGLALGYLLEKLANTYYTLDDLKKRVPLPILGAIPLYPELIDAAPEAHVVDLRSQPPATTVAADADALKAQIKSLISPKLNNWQNYVHMENGGHSPTSAPAAEPDRARLPAPPATTTAADHWLMEYDSYGFLEAFRSLHANLEPFELRSLVVTSALPSEGATTVAVHLVQAAAAMGRKVLLVDGQFRRGGTRLSSLLGITVEPGLSDYINDRATLNDITQRLSWESNLFAISSGTESMDPTRLLSSSRMKELMARLEKNFDLVVYTMPPLMGLADVSLVAAKTNGVLLVTSLGRRHIVSALDRTLERMQVARVPVIGLVVNKVKNYAVDFYARSA; from the coding sequence ATGACTCAAAACCTAGACGTCACCGCCAATTCTCCCCCCGCCGCCCCCGCTTCTCCCCCAGTGCTGGAAGGCGATCCGGGCTCTACCGTGGGCATTGTGCTGGGGGTAGTGCGCCGCAAGCTCTGGCTGATGCTGGCCCTGGGGCTGGTTGCCAGTGCGCTGTCGGTGGTCAAAAACGCCCAGGTGGTGCCCGTCTACCAGAGCAGCTTTCGCCTGCTGGTGGAGCCGGTGCGCGAGCAGCGCAATCTCTCCCGCCTCACCGACACCCAGCAGGGCACCAAACCCCAGGAGCTGGACTACATCACCCAGGTGGAGGTGCTGCTCAGCCCCGAAACCCTGACCCCCATTCTGGCCGGGGCCCAAAAGCGCTACCCCGAAGCCACCTACGACGGGGTGATTGGCCAGCTCAACGTGTACCGCCTGGGGGAAACCAAAATTCTGGAGGTGCAGTACACCAACAGCAACCCCGAAAAGGTCAAAGCGGTGCTGGAGGCGATCGCCCAGGGCTACCTGAAATACAGCCTGGAGTCCCAGCGATCGCAGCTGCTCCAGGGCATCGCCTTTGTCGATGAGCGGCTGCCGCTGATTGAGAATCGGGTCAACAGTCTGCACCAGGAAATTCAGAATCTCCAGCAGAGCTACCAGTTTTTAGAACCCGACGACTTTGCCACCGAGCTATTCAAGCAGACGGCCCAAATCGACCAAACTCGCCAGGCCCTGCGGGACGAATTTATTGCCCTGGAATCGCAGTACAGCGCCCTTCTCGATCAGGCCAGCGTGTCGGCTACCCTGGGCCAGTCTGAGGCCTACGAAACCCTGCGCCAGGAGTACCAGGTGCTGCGCCAGCAGCTGGCCGTGGAGTCGGCCCGGTTTGGCCCCAACAGCCCCACCATTCAGCTGATTCAGCGGCAGCAGAGCAACCTGGCCCCCCTGCTGTTTGAGGAGGCCGAACGGGTGATTCAGGGGCAGATCGCCCAGCTGACGAATGCCATGGAGGTGATCTCGGCCCAGGATCAGGAGTTGGCCAACCGGGAGAACGCTCTCCAGCAACAGCTCCAGGCGGTGCCCAGTGTGTCGCGCCGCTACCAGGAACTCCAGCGCGAGCTGCTGCTGGCCACCAACAGCCTCACCCGCTTTCGCGAAACCAAGGAGGTCTTGCAGATTCAGGCCTCCCAAAACGAAATTCCCTGGGAGCTGATCACCCCCCCCGCCAATGCCCGCCGCAAGCCGGGCACCAGCCCGGTCAAGTCGCTGGTGAGCGGCTTCTTGATGGGGGCGGTGCTGGGGTTGGCCCTGGGCTACTTGCTAGAGAAACTGGCCAACACCTACTACACCCTCGACGACCTCAAAAAGCGGGTGCCCTTGCCGATTCTGGGCGCAATTCCCCTCTACCCAGAGCTGATCGATGCCGCCCCAGAGGCCCACGTGGTCGATCTGCGATCGCAGCCGCCAGCGACCACCGTAGCCGCCGATGCCGATGCCCTCAAAGCCCAGATTAAGAGCCTGATTAGCCCCAAACTCAACAACTGGCAGAACTACGTGCACATGGAAAACGGGGGCCACTCCCCGACTTCAGCGCCAGCCGCAGAGCCCGACCGGGCTCGCCTACCCGCCCCACCAGCGACTACCACTGCCGCCGACCACTGGCTGATGGAATACGACAGCTACGGGTTTTTAGAAGCCTTTAGATCACTCCATGCCAACCTGGAACCCTTTGAGCTGCGATCGCTGGTGGTCACCTCGGCCCTGCCCAGCGAAGGCGCGACCACCGTAGCGGTGCACCTGGTACAGGCGGCGGCGGCCATGGGCCGCAAAGTCCTGCTGGTCGATGGACAGTTTCGTCGCGGCGGCACTCGCCTTAGCTCGCTGCTTGGCATCACGGTAGAGCCCGGCCTGAGCGACTACATCAATGATCGCGCTACCCTCAACGACATTACCCAGCGGCTTTCCTGGGAGTCGAATTTGTTTGCCATCAGCTCTGGCACCGAGTCTATGGATCCAACTCGGCTGCTGTCGTCCTCTCGCATGAAAGAGCTGATGGCGCGGCTGGAGAAAAACTTTGACCTGGTCGTCTATACGATGCCTCCCCTGATGGGCCTGGCGGATGTGAGTCTGGTGGCGGCCAAGACCAACGGCGTACTGCTAGTTACATCGCTGGGTCGCCGCCACATTGTCAGTGCTCTCGATCGCACCCTCGAACGGATGCAGGTGGCCCGTGTGCCAGTGATTGGGCTGGTGGTCAACAAAGTGAAGAATTACGCAGTCGATTTCTACGCCCGGTCGGCTTGA
- a CDS encoding response regulator — protein MQQLSRTVLIVDDSPEDRELYRRHLLNDGEYSYTFLEASLGQQGLDLWQQHRPDIVLLDYRLPDLDGLGVLTQLQSLAQSACLPVIVLTGQGSEAIALQAIRTGAQDYLVKGAITAEGLRLAVTKTLAAVQLQLQLQQQLGREQLTRQISQQIHQSLELDEILHTTVTEVRRFLQTDRVIVFRIEPDRNGRVVAESVGSTWQAILHRDIHDPCFAEGYIEPYRQGRVTATANIRDGRLAPCHAEFLAQFQVRANLVVPILRNTQLWGLLIAHHCEAPRSWQATEIELLQQLAIHLGIALQQANAYAQLEQQSEARYRAIVEDQTDLIVRYLPDTTIQFANSAYCRYFGLNLEEILGKSYNPVIFEADRERVAQLVSSMNAENPTVTIENRVVVNGEVRWTQWINRMLFDEQEQFTEFQSVGRDITSLKEAEAQLRHSSERISLANAELARAARLKDEFLANMSHELRTPLNSILGLSEILLEEVFGALTDRQRQFLQTIEQSGEHLLALINDILDLSKIESGKIAIELDSVALDTVCQSSLNFVREQARHKEIQLTYKLDEELSEIEADERRLMQMLVNLLSNAVKFTPNGGRVQLEVKMNAPQQAVEFQVTDTGIGISPENLSQIFQPFIQVDSSLSRRYAGTGLGLSIARRIVELHGGSIRVESEVGRGSCFTVLLPWHPRSAQLALPAPESLQNEVEIRNVLVVEDSGPAASQIKQYLAEIGAASVIHPVGRGALDVALRVKPDVIVLDILLPDCSGWEVLSELKSHSQTQSIPIVVVSVVDDRPRSLNMGALEHLLKPLSRQKFHQALSRLFANVQPPSPETALIIAASELASRPRVLLVEDNESNIVVLLNYLEAHGFAIILARNGLEAVRMAKQNQPDVILMDIQMPDMDGLEATRQIRADGQTSSIPIIAVTALAMPGDLERCLEAGANDYMAKPVKLKQVVEKIRQQLPQPPD, from the coding sequence ATGCAGCAACTATCACGCACAGTTTTAATTGTTGATGACTCTCCAGAAGATCGAGAACTTTATCGACGGCATTTGTTGAATGATGGAGAATATTCCTACACCTTTTTAGAAGCGTCCCTAGGGCAACAGGGGCTCGACCTGTGGCAGCAGCACCGCCCCGACATTGTTTTGCTCGATTACCGCTTGCCCGACCTGGATGGTTTAGGTGTACTGACACAGCTGCAATCCCTGGCCCAGTCAGCCTGCTTGCCTGTCATTGTGTTGACAGGGCAGGGCAGCGAGGCGATCGCCCTACAGGCAATCAGGACAGGTGCCCAGGACTATTTGGTGAAAGGGGCCATTACCGCTGAGGGGCTGCGCTTGGCAGTCACTAAGACCCTGGCGGCTGTACAACTCCAGCTCCAGCTGCAACAGCAGCTGGGGCGAGAACAGTTGACCCGACAAATCAGCCAGCAAATTCATCAGTCGTTAGAACTGGATGAAATTCTCCATACCACGGTTACTGAAGTGCGTCGGTTTCTGCAAACCGATCGCGTCATTGTCTTTCGCATAGAACCGGATAGAAATGGCAGGGTTGTTGCCGAATCGGTTGGTTCAACATGGCAAGCCATTCTCCATCGCGATATTCATGATCCTTGCTTTGCCGAAGGGTATATAGAACCCTATCGCCAAGGACGAGTCACGGCAACTGCTAATATTCGCGATGGTCGTCTGGCTCCCTGTCACGCCGAGTTCCTGGCACAGTTTCAGGTACGCGCCAATCTGGTAGTTCCCATTCTCCGCAATACTCAGCTGTGGGGGTTGCTGATTGCCCATCACTGTGAGGCACCGCGATCGTGGCAGGCTACAGAAATTGAATTGCTTCAACAGCTTGCTATTCACCTGGGTATTGCCCTACAGCAAGCTAATGCCTATGCCCAGCTAGAGCAACAAAGTGAAGCCCGCTATCGTGCGATTGTCGAAGATCAAACCGATTTAATTGTCCGCTACTTACCCGATACAACTATTCAGTTCGCCAACAGTGCCTACTGTCGTTACTTTGGCCTGAATTTAGAAGAGATTCTGGGTAAGAGTTATAACCCCGTGATCTTTGAAGCCGATCGAGAACGGGTGGCTCAGTTAGTCAGCTCCATGAATGCCGAAAATCCTACCGTTACGATCGAGAACCGAGTTGTTGTCAATGGGGAAGTGCGCTGGACTCAGTGGATCAATCGAATGCTGTTTGATGAACAGGAACAGTTTACTGAATTTCAGTCTGTCGGTCGCGATATTACCTCGTTGAAAGAAGCGGAAGCCCAGCTGCGTCATAGTAGCGAACGCATCAGCTTGGCCAATGCAGAGCTAGCCAGAGCTGCTCGGCTCAAAGACGAATTCTTGGCAAACATGAGCCATGAGCTGCGGACTCCCCTCAACTCTATTTTGGGATTGTCTGAGATTTTATTAGAAGAAGTATTTGGCGCTTTAACTGATCGCCAGCGGCAGTTTTTGCAAACGATTGAGCAGAGCGGAGAACATTTGCTTGCCTTGATCAACGATATTTTAGATCTCTCCAAAATTGAATCGGGCAAAATCGCAATCGAGCTTGATTCAGTAGCGCTGGACACAGTTTGCCAATCTAGTCTAAATTTTGTTAGAGAGCAGGCTAGACACAAAGAAATTCAGCTGACCTACAAACTAGATGAAGAACTTTCAGAAATCGAGGCCGACGAACGACGCTTGATGCAAATGCTAGTCAATTTACTGAGCAATGCGGTGAAATTTACGCCCAACGGAGGGCGCGTTCAGCTGGAGGTAAAAATGAATGCGCCTCAGCAAGCGGTCGAATTTCAGGTGACGGATACCGGGATTGGTATCTCTCCAGAGAACCTAAGCCAAATCTTTCAGCCCTTTATTCAGGTCGACAGCTCCCTTTCCCGACGCTATGCCGGTACAGGACTGGGGTTGTCGATCGCTCGCCGCATTGTCGAACTGCACGGTGGCAGTATTCGAGTCGAAAGTGAGGTGGGGCGTGGCAGTTGCTTTACGGTGTTGTTACCGTGGCATCCTCGCTCAGCTCAGCTTGCCCTTCCCGCTCCAGAATCCTTACAGAACGAAGTCGAGATTCGCAATGTTTTAGTGGTCGAAGATTCGGGGCCGGCAGCTAGTCAAATTAAACAATATTTGGCTGAAATAGGCGCAGCCAGTGTCATTCACCCCGTGGGCAGAGGTGCACTGGATGTGGCATTACGCGTCAAACCGGATGTGATTGTATTGGATATTCTGCTGCCCGACTGTTCTGGATGGGAAGTTTTAAGCGAGTTAAAATCACATTCCCAAACTCAATCGATTCCCATTGTTGTCGTTTCAGTTGTGGATGATCGTCCCCGCAGCCTGAATATGGGAGCCCTTGAGCATCTTCTCAAGCCTCTGTCTCGCCAAAAGTTTCACCAGGCATTAAGTCGACTGTTTGCCAACGTTCAGCCCCCAAGCCCAGAGACGGCTCTCATCATTGCCGCCTCAGAATTAGCCAGCCGCCCCAGAGTTTTACTCGTAGAAGACAATGAATCCAATATTGTTGTGTTGCTCAACTACCTAGAGGCGCATGGTTTTGCAATTATCCTTGCTCGTAATGGGTTAGAAGCCGTCCGAATGGCAAAACAAAATCAGCCCGATGTCATTTTGATGGATATTCAAATGCCCGACATGGATGGCTTAGAAGCAACTCGACAAATTCGAGCCGATGGGCAAACCAGCTCCATTCCCATCATTGCGGTAACGGCTTTGGCCATGCCCGGCGATCTAGAGCGCTGTTTGGAGGCGGGAGCTAACGACTACATGGCTAAACCGGTCAAGCTCAAGCAGGTCGTAGAGAAGATTAGGCAGCAACTGCCGCAGCCCCCTGACTAG
- a CDS encoding response regulator encodes MTSNLAVSNRRMPPLLVVEDSNEDFEALQRLLARLPLTIPIQRCINGDQALACLYRTGAYEDHQLPRPGLIMLDLNLPGTDGREVLRRIKQEKMLKEIPIVIFTTSSNPQDIEDCYQYGVNSYIIKPINFAQLKRDVQVIVDYWFVVTTLPSDLED; translated from the coding sequence ATGACTAGCAATCTAGCTGTTTCTAACCGGAGAATGCCGCCTCTGTTAGTTGTAGAAGACAGCAATGAAGACTTTGAGGCCCTGCAAAGGTTGCTGGCTCGACTGCCTCTGACTATTCCAATTCAGCGGTGTATAAATGGTGATCAGGCGCTGGCATGCCTTTACCGCACTGGCGCTTATGAGGATCACCAGCTGCCCCGTCCGGGCTTAATTATGCTAGATCTAAACCTGCCTGGCACCGATGGCCGGGAGGTGCTGCGTCGCATTAAGCAGGAGAAGATGCTTAAAGAAATTCCCATTGTTATCTTTACAACATCCAGTAATCCCCAAGACATTGAAGATTGCTATCAGTATGGGGTCAATAGCTACATCATCAAACCAATCAACTTTGCTCAACTCAAACGAGACGTTCAGGTAATAGTAGATTACTGGTTTGTGGTGACAACGCTGCCGTCTGATCTGGAGGACTAG
- a CDS encoding archaeosortase/exosortase family protein, producing MLKSLLPWFSVSMLAGSRPLWLVGLGLMGLHLALIAAVTGNLDQGVLSLLFWAAIATQVRQQGGYHLGRSPSVQRLGVVAIGLIGLAAWPLLSSDPAIARAVVRLLPLGAWAGWCLLGRRWRGQGPIWALVVAMSVPPRALPLLLETVLGGQICTTTAAIAAFGLHYLGFEVVQTGSLIQLPTGTVNVEFACTGAALLGLLLQVSILLAALTHWYLLPALGWWSAAIAALLSVVRVAIMAAVVGDETAFQFWHGPSGGQIFTLVALAVLSYRGLGRSGR from the coding sequence ATGCTCAAGTCACTCCTGCCCTGGTTTTCTGTTTCGATGTTGGCAGGCTCTCGCCCCCTCTGGCTGGTCGGCCTGGGGCTGATGGGCCTGCATTTGGCTTTGATTGCGGCGGTGACCGGGAACCTGGATCAGGGGGTGCTGAGCCTGCTGTTCTGGGCGGCGATCGCGACTCAGGTACGCCAGCAGGGGGGGTACCATCTGGGGCGATCGCCCTCGGTGCAGCGGCTGGGGGTAGTTGCGATCGGGCTAATTGGCCTGGCGGCCTGGCCCCTGCTGAGTTCAGACCCGGCGATCGCGAGGGCGGTGGTGCGGCTGTTGCCGCTGGGGGCCTGGGCCGGTTGGTGTCTGCTGGGGCGGCGGTGGCGGGGCCAGGGGCCAATCTGGGCGCTGGTGGTGGCGATGTCGGTGCCGCCTAGGGCCCTGCCGCTGCTGCTCGAAACAGTGTTGGGTGGGCAGATTTGCACTACTACCGCCGCGATCGCGGCCTTTGGGCTCCACTACCTGGGGTTTGAGGTGGTGCAGACAGGCAGCCTCATTCAGCTGCCTACCGGCACGGTCAATGTGGAGTTTGCTTGTACGGGCGCGGCGCTGCTGGGCCTGCTGCTCCAGGTGTCGATTCTGCTGGCGGCGCTCACCCACTGGTATTTGCTGCCCGCCCTGGGGTGGTGGTCGGCGGCGATCGCCGCCCTGCTCAGCGTTGTGCGGGTGGCGATCATGGCCGCCGTGGTCGGTGATGAGACAGCCTTTCAGTTTTGGCACGGCCCCAGCGGGGGGCAGATCTTTACCCTGGTGGCGCTGGCGGTGCTTAGCTACCGGGGGTTGGGGCGATCGGGGCGGTGA
- a CDS encoding HpsJ family protein: MVSASKFGPLRRPSSADRSPEPGADAASSMPLGYLLRLARVVGYGLLLISFIDFLYVLIPAKFMDPVWEYQFVGDLIRLVPVPLLALVLVFGGDGTERQPIEWPLLKFFSWLTLVLSIILFLLIPLTVANTLRIHQFNNEQIDTQMNQQRQQLDANLAELQQATPQQLQSLLSSANTALSPEDARAQILENVNKAKDQADTRADQARANVKQNLIKNSLKLVSESFLGSFLFLYAWLISGWARRGEGVLTTDNRPQVNPATVFGRRVSRLLGRRPKRMQHRIR; encoded by the coding sequence ATGGTTTCTGCTTCTAAGTTTGGCCCACTGCGACGGCCCAGCAGCGCTGACCGTTCCCCCGAGCCTGGCGCTGATGCGGCTTCTTCTATGCCCCTGGGTTATCTGCTGCGGCTGGCCAGGGTGGTGGGCTACGGCCTGCTGCTGATCTCGTTTATCGATTTTCTCTACGTGCTGATTCCCGCTAAATTTATGGATCCCGTGTGGGAGTACCAGTTTGTCGGCGACCTGATTCGGCTGGTGCCCGTGCCGCTGCTGGCGCTGGTGCTGGTCTTTGGCGGAGACGGAACGGAGCGTCAGCCGATCGAATGGCCGCTGCTGAAGTTTTTTTCCTGGCTGACGCTGGTGTTGAGCATAATTCTGTTTTTGCTAATTCCGCTGACGGTGGCGAACACCCTGCGAATTCACCAGTTCAACAACGAACAGATCGACACGCAGATGAACCAGCAGCGTCAGCAGCTCGACGCCAACCTGGCTGAATTGCAGCAGGCTACCCCCCAGCAGTTGCAAAGCCTGCTCTCTTCTGCCAATACGGCGCTCAGCCCCGAAGATGCCCGCGCCCAAATTCTAGAGAACGTTAACAAAGCAAAGGATCAGGCTGACACCAGGGCCGATCAGGCTCGCGCCAACGTGAAGCAAAATTTGATCAAAAACAGCCTGAAGCTGGTTTCGGAGAGCTTTTTGGGCAGCTTTTTGTTTCTCTATGCCTGGTTGATTAGCGGCTGGGCCCGCCGGGGGGAGGGGGTATTGACGACCGACAACAGGCCTCAAGTAAACCCGGCTACGGTCTTTGGTCGTCGGGTCAGCCGCCTGCTGGGCCGCCGCCCTAAGCGGATGCAGCACCGGATTCGCTAG
- a CDS encoding SLBB domain-containing protein: MRFLPFTSHPQRRWLALPLGVALAWGGGLSSASLATTMEAATFPSQPLNPSRPAPGILPGQPQPPLVYPLEAYRLTVGDIVYVIVANVPDYSGTFQVMPDGSLNLPVLGRVEAWGKTLTDVEQAIAEGYATAQILVEPRITVTLSQLSPLRIAVLGEVGRPGAYSLPPEQGRLPTLAMALDAAGGITQHTDLRAIQVRRVNPDNRQETTITVSLWDLLTQGDRNQDIPLRDGDTIVVPRAEGVAVATVRELAGSTFSGGAMRVNIVGEIASPGVIEVPPDTSVSEALLLAGSFTRRSRRVDVQLLRLNPDGTVTQRSLPVDFASAINDETNPLLQDRDVILVGRNWSAALGDSIGTVLQPLSGASSLLNLFLPFLLLR, from the coding sequence ATGCGTTTCCTTCCCTTCACCTCCCACCCTCAACGCCGCTGGCTGGCCCTGCCGCTGGGGGTCGCCCTGGCCTGGGGCGGTGGCCTCTCCTCCGCCAGTCTCGCCACCACCATGGAGGCCGCCACATTCCCAAGCCAGCCCCTCAACCCCAGCCGCCCAGCTCCGGGGATCCTCCCCGGCCAGCCCCAGCCGCCCCTGGTGTACCCTCTAGAGGCCTATCGCCTGACCGTGGGCGACATTGTCTATGTGATCGTCGCCAATGTGCCCGACTACAGCGGCACCTTTCAGGTCATGCCCGATGGGTCGCTCAACCTGCCCGTGCTGGGGCGAGTGGAGGCCTGGGGCAAAACCCTGACCGACGTCGAGCAGGCGATCGCCGAGGGCTATGCCACCGCCCAGATCTTGGTGGAGCCGCGCATCACCGTCACCCTGTCACAGCTCAGTCCGCTGCGGATTGCCGTCCTTGGCGAAGTGGGTCGGCCCGGAGCCTATTCTCTGCCGCCCGAGCAGGGGCGGCTGCCCACCCTGGCTATGGCCCTGGATGCGGCGGGCGGAATCACCCAGCACACCGATCTGCGGGCGATTCAGGTGCGGCGGGTCAACCCCGACAACCGGCAGGAAACTACCATCACCGTCAGCCTGTGGGATCTGCTCACCCAGGGCGATCGCAACCAGGACATTCCTTTGCGGGATGGCGACACCATTGTGGTGCCCCGGGCAGAGGGCGTTGCGGTGGCCACCGTCCGCGAGCTGGCCGGGTCTACCTTTTCGGGCGGGGCGATGCGGGTCAACATCGTCGGCGAAATTGCCTCCCCCGGCGTGATCGAAGTGCCTCCAGATACCTCAGTCTCGGAAGCGCTGCTGCTAGCGGGCAGCTTTACGCGGCGATCGCGCCGGGTGGATGTGCAGCTGCTGCGCCTCAACCCCGACGGTACGGTGACTCAGCGATCGCTGCCCGTGGACTTTGCCAGCGCCATCAACGACGAAACCAACCCCCTGCTGCAAGACCGCGACGTAATTTTGGTGGGCCGCAACTGGTCGGCTGCCCTCGGCGACTCCATCGGCACCGTGCTGCAACCGCTGTCCGGCGCGTCTTCTTTGCTCAACCTCTTTTTGCCCTTCCTCCTGCTTCGATAA